One genomic region from Rosa rugosa chromosome 1, drRosRugo1.1, whole genome shotgun sequence encodes:
- the LOC133738749 gene encoding umecyanin-like: MESQKKMMVVFGLVAAVFLQCVAAQTTHVVGGSVGWTIPQTGAQEYVTWASGQKFVVGDFLIFNFTTNSHDVLEVPKASFDSCSSTGSTIKTGPANITINSTGEQYYICTIGNHCQSGQKLAITVLTSATSPGGSPSAPSPSTTANNTPGVTFCAGFVLCSLSLVMGLFF; encoded by the exons ATGGAGAGccagaagaagatgatggttgTTTTTGGGTTAGTTGCGGCTGTGTTTTTACAGTGTGTGGCGGCACAGACGACCCATGTGGTGGGAGGTAGCGTAGGCTGGACCATACCACAGACCGGTGCACAAGAGTATGTCACATGGGCGTCTGGTCAGAAGTTCGTAGTTGGTGATTTTCTGA TTTTCAACTTCACGACAAACTCACACGACGTTCTGGAAGTACCCAAAGCATCGTTCGACTCTTGCAGCTCCACCGGCAGCACCATCAAGACCGGCCCGGCCAACATCACTATCAACTCCACCGGCGAACAGTACTACATCTGTACTATCGGCAACCACTGCCAGTCCGGCCAGAAGCTCGCCATCACCGTCTTAACATCCGCCACGTCACCCGGAGGCTCTCCTTCTGCACCATCTCCATCTACCACAGCTAACAACACGCCGGGGGTGACGTTTTGTGCTGGTTTCGTTTTGTGCTCGTTGTCCCTTGTAATGGGATTGTTCTTTTAG
- the LOC133725103 gene encoding umecyanin-like: MESQKKMMVVFGLVAAVFLQIMAAQTAHVVGGSIGWTIPQNGAQEYVTWASGQKFLVGDVLTFNFATNTHDVVEVPKASFDSCSSSNPIGSTITTGPANVTLTSAGDHYYICTFGRHCQSGQKLAITVSASATSPGASPSAPTPVSPTPPTPTTTPTTPSPTSNAPCPPVQAPSPSTKTTGPTASTTPGSTALPPSSSSPIVGAGLVLSLLSLVMGLFF; this comes from the exons ATGGAGAGccagaagaagatgatggttgTTTTTGGTTTAGTTGCCGCCGTGTTTTTGCAGATTATGGCAGCGCAGACGGCGCATGTGGTGGGAGGTAGCATAGGCTGGACCATACCACAGAACGGTGCGCAAGAGTATGTCACGTGGGCGTCTGGACAGAAGTTCCTAGTTGGTGATGTTCTGA CTTTCAACTTTGCCACAAACACGCATGATGTTGTAGAAGTACCCAAAGCATCATTCGACTCATGCAGCTCCTCCAACCCAATCGGCAGCACCATCACCACTGGCCCAGCAAACGTCACTCTCACGTCTGCCGGCGACCACTACTATATCTGCACTTTCGGCCGCCATTGCCAGTCCGGACAAAAGCTCGCCATTACCGTCTCAGCATCCGCCACATCACCTGGAGCCTCCCCTTCTGCACCAACTCCCGTATCCCCAACGCCACCCACTCCCACTACTACTCCTACCACGCCTTCACCCACATCTAACGCCCCTTGCCCTCCGGTCCAAGCACCATCTCCGTCCACCAAAACCACGGGGCCCACAGCTAGCACCACGCCGGGATCCACCGCGTTGCCTCCAAGCTCTTCTTCCCCTATCGTTGGGGCTGGTTTGGTTTTGAGCTTATTGTCCCTTGTAATGGGACTTTTCTTTTAG
- the LOC133725105 gene encoding probable complex I intermediate-associated protein 30, with protein sequence MKNLINALKQSVGLQNGKLLFGYEGNNYRELTWGALDDVVMGGVSESAFLIDPNGSENGGPTGLFKGVVSTANNSGFTSIRTKNLSTPEDLSAYDGIELRLKGDGRRYKLILRTSGDWDIVGYTARFDTVKDQWQTVSITMVLSIFLWPNQESLARWFELPQPSCRASHSPEEQESQTFRLSEI encoded by the exons ATGAAAAATTTGATTAATGCTCTAAAACAAAGTGTTGGACTTCAAAATGGAAAGCTACTATTTGGATATGAAG GTAATAATTATAGGGAATTGACTTGGGGAGCTTTAGATGATGTTGTGATGGGTGGAGTGAGTGAAAGTGCATTTCTGATCGACCCAAATGGCAGTGAAAATGGTGGACCAACTGGACTTTTTAAAG GAGTTGTTTCCACTGCAAATAATAGTGGGTTTACAAGCATCAGAACAAAG AATCTATCAACTCCTGAGGATCTCTCTGCATATGATGGTATAGAGCTGCGCCTTAAAGGTGATGGTCGTCGTTATAAACTAATTCTTCGGACAAGTGGTGATTGGGATATTGTTGGTTACACAGCACGCTTTGACACTGTAAAAGACCAGTGGCAGACAGTGAGTATCACAATGGtcctctcaatttttctctgGCCAAATCAAG AATCACTTGCTAGGTGGTTTGAGCTGCCTCAGCCGAGCTGCCGGGCTTCACACTCACCAGAGGAACAAGAGAGCCAGACTTTTCGACTTTCAG AGATCTGA
- the LOC133738762 gene encoding umecyanin-like, with protein MESQKKMMVVFGLLAAVFLESVAAQTAHVVGGSVGWTIPQNGAQEYVTWASSQKFIVGDVLIFNFATDAHDVVQVPKASFDSCSSANPIGSTITTGPANITLTSAGDHYYICTFGSHCQSGQKLAITVSASATSPGASPSAPTPMSPPPPTTTTTPTTPSPTSDAPCPPVQAPSPSTKTTGPTASTTPGSTVLPPSSSSPAVGAGFVLCLLSLVVGLFF; from the exons ATGGAAAGccagaagaagatgatggttgTTTTTGGGTTACTTGCGGCTGTGTTTTTGGAGAGTGTGGCCGCGCAGACGGCCCATGTGGTGGGAGGTAGCGTAGGCTGGACCATACCACAGAATGGTGCACAAGAGTATGTCACTTGGGCGTCTAGTCAGAAGTTCATAGTCGGTGATGTTCTAA TCTTCAACTTCGCGACAGACGCACACGACGTAGTGCAAGTACCCAAAGCATCGTTCGACTCATGCAGCTCCGCCAACCCAATCGGCAGTACCATCACCACGGGCCCGGCCAACATCACTCTCACATCTGCCGGCGACCACTACTACATCTGCACTTTCGGCAGCCACTGCCAGTCCGGCCAGAAGCTCGCCATCACCGTCTCAGCATCCGCCACGTCACCCGGAGCCTCCCCTTCTGCACCAACTCCTATGTCTCCACCTCCACCCACTACCACTACTACTCCTACCACGCCTTCACCCACATCTGACGCCCCTTGCCCTCCGGTCCAAGCACCATCTCCATCCACCAAAACCACGGGGCCCACAGCTAGCACCACACCAGGATCCACCGTGTTGCCGCCGAGCTCTTCTTCCCCTGCCGTTGGGGCTGGTTTCGTTTTGTGCTTGTTGTCCCTTGTTGTGGGATTGTTCTTttag